The Methylosinus trichosporium OB3b genome includes the window GGACTGCGGGGAATTGCTCTGGGACGAAAATCATGGCAGTTCTGCGGGTCTGACCGTGGAGGCGAGCGCGCCGCCGCTATGTATGGGCTCATCGTCACAGCGAAGATGAACGGCGTCGATCCGCAGGCCTGGCTCGCCGACGTCCTCGCGCGCATCGCCGCGCATCCGGCGCATCGGCTCGATGAATTGCTGCCGTGGAACTGGCGCCAGAAGGATAAAGCTGCGCCGGCGCTGGCGGCCTGACCATGCACGTCAACAAGGTCTCTCACGTCACGACCATCGATCGTATCGCTGCGCAGCTCAGCGAAAGCGTCGACTTCCTCCATGACGTCGCCAATGAAATGGAGCCCGAGGATGGCGTGATCTGGGTCTATGGCCTCGGCGACCTCGAGATCCTGGCATTCACCGACTTCGGCATCGAAAACCTCGTCGAACTCATCAAAATCCACAAAGAGATGAAGTTGCCTCGAGAGCGCTGACGCGACGGTCCTGCGGCCCACGGCGAATGCTTACGCAGAAACGACAGATATTGCTGATATTGCAGCTGACTGCCGATTGGGAATGGTAGGATCGACGCGCCGTAATAGGCCGCGCCGGTGATCCGGCCATAGATCGCGGCGTGTAGCTCGTCCATTTCCGCGCCGCGCCGACGAAAGCGGGCCGGCTCCGCTGCTTGACGCGGCCGAGATCGTCATATTGGGTGGCGACCTGCACATGGCTTCCGTCGAAGCCCTGCGTGTCGCGCAGGACCTCGCAAGTCCCGGACCGATCGTCTCAGATACTCTTAACAGAAATCTCCCAAGGAACCGCGCTCGGAAGTTCTCGAATCTCCCCATTTATACTCACAAAAACCGGACCATTCCCTGCCAATGCGGATGTAATATCGCCAGTTCTAATAAATTCATCGGTATTATAAAAAAATACCCACCCACCTTCTATGGTAATAGCTTTCTCTTCCATGATTGATAACTTCTCCCCAGCCGATTCGCCGATTTTCCTGACAAGATCGCGAGCTAGAGAAGTTGCTTCGTCCACTGATATTGTCATTGGTCTGTCCTCAGCAGTCGAAAGGCATCAAACCCGTCAAATGCCTTCATAGGCCTACCTTGACCTCTGCTGCATTGAGATCCTTCGCTTCACCATACCGCTTTATTGCAAAGCCGCCTCGCGCCAGGGGGGTGGCGCACAGGATCGGCTCGACGACGGCGAACAACTGGTCTGCATTCGGGCCGTACATGTAGATGACGCATTTCCCGCCGCCGAACTCCTCGCCGTCGAACTCGCCCACGTTGCCTACATTGATGGCATGTTGAAGCTCACTGGTCAGATCAGCGATGATCTCACGCTCCCGCTCTGAACCGAAGGGGTCTTCGATCAATCGCAGATGGGCGATTACAGCATGTTGCATCTAAATCTCACGCCAAGAGCTTGCTTAATTTCGCTTCCACAAAAGCATAACCCGCCAAGCCATCAGCGGGGAGGTCGTTGTCATTTTCCAACACCTCCTCGCTCAATATCTTGCTCGGATCGTTATCATCATAGCGTATCAATATAGGCTTGGTTTTCCCCAGCGGATCACGCCTGACCGCATTAGGCATCGGCCATTTGGTAGGATCCCATGAGGGCAGCTTTCCAACAACACGCCACAGCCCCTTGAATAAGCCGAGATCACCAAATCGCAAGGACAGGACTGCATCGTTCGGCTCAAGACCCGATAGGTCAACGTCGGTTTGCGATGCGAGGCGCGGCCCAAAAAAATAACCGAGCAGCAGTTTGCCGGTGGGGGCGGTTCGCGCAACCACCCCTCTGGCGAAGCCTCCATCTTTCAATGGAACCAGAAAAACCGAGCTGTCCGGGTATGAGCGCTTCATGGTCCACCGTGTTCTAAGAGATGCTTTTGAGCCGCGTCCATATAGGTTGGAAGCTTCGCATTCGACGGGCTGATCGGCCTGATTTTGTTCAGCGCCGGGCCAGGTTGTGTCGCAAATTTTGTCTACGGACGCGACACCGGCGTCTGAGAGTGACGCGGCTCACGCCACGAGGGCATAGAACTGCTGCGCTGGACGCAATTCGCCTGTCGTTCGCAGCTGCCCCTTGCGGATCATATGCATGAGCTCGATCCCGGAAAGTGTCGCGGCAGCCGATCGAAATGATTTGAAACCCAACATCGGCCGCGTCACTCGCTTCACCGCTCGATGGTCCTGTTCGACAATATTGTTGAGATATTTGATGCGGCGGATTTCGATGTCCGCTTCATGCTCCGCATTGTAGCGTTCGATCGCGGCCGTGTTGGCGCCGCTCTTGTCGATCGTGATCTTCTCCGGCTCGCCATGCTGGCCGATCGCCTTGCGCAAGAAGCGCAACGCGGCTTTGCAGTCCCTCTTGGCCGTCAGCAGGAAATCCACCGTCCCGCCTGCCTTGTCGACCGCCCGATACAGATATTTCCAGCAGCCTTTGACTTTCACGTAGGTCTCATCGAGACGCCAGCTGGATCCGATCGAGCGCTTGCGAGTGTGGAACTGTTTCTCCAGCAAAGGAGCATACTTGACGACCCAGCGGTTGAGCGTCGAATGGTCGACTTCGACACCTCGCTCTTCCATCATTTCCTCGAGTTGACGATAGCTCATCGGATACGCCACATACCAGCGGACGCCCCACAGAATCACGTCGCGTTCAAAATGGCTGCCCTTGAAATCAATCATCGCACTCGTCCGCCAGCTCCACTACCGGCAATTATAGCCCCAAACCGACCTGCGACAAAAATTCGCGACAGAACCATCACGTCGGCGTCGCAGGCGTTCGGTCCTGCCGGCAAGGTCGCCGGCAAGGTCGCCGGGGCAGGAGCTTCGAGTCTACGTTCGCTGGCGAACCTCAGCGCGGCTGAACGGGCGGCAGTCATCGCCGCAGAGAGTGCAACGGGTGCGTTTAGTCCCCGGCGCTCGGCTTGGAGGAGACTTAGGAATATTCGCCGAGCGTGAGCTTACGGTGACGCCGAAGGGCCTTGATTTGGTTAGAGGACACCTTGCGCAGTTCGGTGATGTCCCGGCGAACACCGCGATGCTAGAGAGATTGGAGGGGGCAATGGCATCGGGGCAGCGGGTGACCGGCGCGGACGCCATATTCTACACTCACGAGGCGGCCGAGGCGACAATGATGGGACGGGGCCTATCGTATGACGCGGCTCATGCGGCGTCTTTGGAAAAATATGGCGTGTCCCCCTTCAGCGTGTATCATCCCGACGTCATTCGATCGATGCCGGAGCACTTCAACTCGAACTGGTATAAGTTCTGGGGGATCAAATAATGCCCTGCCTTGAATTTGATAATAAGTTCGGAAGAAGGGCCAGGGTCTGGCTCGACGATCTCCCGAGCGATACGCTACTGTCTAACGAGACGATGCGTGAAACGCATGTCTTCGAAGGTGGTGGTGCGACTGTTTTCCGAAAGCGCGTCGCGATCGAAATCTTCCAACCTTTTGGGGCCTCGTTCCACTATGGCCTGTTGGGCGGAGAGTACCAATCGAATGAAGGGAACGGGCTAGAGGTTATTGTCCCCGTCGATACTCCCTTCCCTGAGCGGCGCTATGTGGACGCCCTCACGCGTTCGTTAGATACGGTGATGATCGGGGGCTTGCCAGAGTACGCGAGCGCGATTTGCGCGGGACTGGAGCAGGTAAGCATCAGTGCCCGACCGTGCGGGGTCTTGAATCTCACCTGCATGGCACACGGAGAAATCGGTTCCGCGCAAAGCGTGTTTAGTTCGCTCGCTCGGGCGCTGATCCACGCCCTGTGCCGATCTGATCAGCCTGCTTCGTTGGATGAGGCGATGGCGCTCCTGACTGCCTGAAAGTCCCCTTTGAGGCCACGGCAAGGCGCTTCGGATCGTCAAGCGCTTCTCCTATTCGCCGATCGGCAATCTCCTCTCCAAAACCGACGTCGGCAATTACGACTATCCGCCCGCCGGCTCGGCGCGCCCGCACGCCGTCTCCGGCATTTCCGGCGGGCCGGTCCCCGCGACCTTCGCCTATGACGCCAATGGCAATCAGACCTCCGGCCTCGGCCGCACGATCGGCTATACCGCCGCCGATCTGCCGGCCAGCGTCAAGCAGGGCACGCGCACGATCGGCTTCGCCTATGATCCCGAGCGCCAGCGCTACAAGCAGACCGCGCCGGAGGGGACGACGCTCTATTTCGAGGCGTTCGGCGTGCGCGCCGAATTGCTCGGCAGCCGCTGGACCCAATATCTCACCGTCGGCGGCGCCATGGTCGGCGTGCGTTTCGACAATGTCGCCACCGGCGCCGTCGCGCTGCGCTACTTCCACCTCGACCATCTCGGCTCGGTGGCGGTCGTCACTTATGCCGGCGGCGATGTGGCGGAGCGCAATTCCTACGATCCCTGGGGCAAGCGCCGCTATTCCGACGGCTCCGACGATCCCTCCGGCAGCCTCGACAGCGTCGCCAGCCGCGGCTTCACCGGCCAGGAGCATCTCACCGAGGTCGGGCTGATCCATTTCAACGCGCGGCTCTATGATCCGCTCGTCGGCCGCTTCACCAGCGCCGACAGCATCGTCCCCCATCCCGGCGATCCGCAAAGCTATAACCGCTACGCCTATGTCCGCAACCGGCCGCTGTCGGCGACAGACCCCAGCGGGCATTACGATCTGGTGGCGCTGCCGCCCATCGATGTCGGCGCCCCCTCTTGGAGCACGTTCAATTGGACGTCGTTCGCAGCGAGCGGGGCAGCCAACCAGGCCTATCTCGCCGCGATCTATGGCCGGATCACCGGCGCGGCCTATTACGGCGCATCGATCCTGCCATTCCCAATCGGCAGTCAGCTGCAATATCAGCAATATCTGTCGTTTCTGCGGATCTATGGGCCGCAGCTGCGAGCCGCGGGCTTTTTCATGACGAGGCAGCCCAACCTCACCCCGCCCCCGGAACACGCCCCCGCCTCCACCATCGCCGCGGGCTTCGCCATCAGCAGCTATGCTTATGCGTATGCGAGCGGGGTCGGACGCGTGTTCCATGATTTCATTTTCGATCCGCGGCGTTATTGGAGCGATCTCGCATCGAGTTTGGGTAGAGCCTTGGACGCCTGCGGCGCCATTTGTGATCCGAGCGTTCAGGCGTCGATTGGCGATGTGCCCGGTGCTGTGATATTAGGGGGCATCCAGACGGCGGCGAAAATCGGCCGAACTGCGGAGAGAGTTGCAGTTGCGGGAGCCGAAGTTAGTGGGGCCCTTGCAGATTTGGCGAATTTTCGATCTGAACTAGGTTTGCAGCCCGGGCAAGGAGCCCTCGCTCGCCTAGATGTCGGTGGCCGAAAATTCTATGGAATTAATGCCCATGGGCAGGATATAACGCTGAGCGTGAATGCAATTTCCCGCACCCATGCAGAAGCAGACGCTTTTCAGCAGGCAGCTAGCGCGGAATCCGATCAAGCTGCATCATAGCCGGATGCCGCGAAGTAATTCGCGCATTCGCTCGGCGTGACGCTTCGCAGGGCCTGGGCGACCGCTGCGTCGAGCGCATCGACGGTGCGCGCCGCGATGCGCTGGAGAACCGACTTGATCTTCGAGAAGGATTTTTCGATCGGATTGAAGTCCGGCGAATAGGGCGGAAGATAAAGGACCTTCGCGCCTTTCGCTTCGATCGCCTCCCGCACGCCCGCGACCTTGTGGGTGCTCACATTGTCCAGCACCACGATCTCTCCCGCGCCGAGTGTCGGCGCCAGAACCTGCTCGACATAGGCCAGGAACGAGCGGCCATCGAGCGCGCCGTCGATCATCATCGGCGCGTCGATGCGATCGACGCGCAGCGCCGCGATCAGCGTCGTCGTCTCCCAATGTCCGAACGGGACCGACGCCCGGCAACGCTCCCCGCGCGGCGCCCGGCCGAAGCGCCGCGCCATGTTCGTCGAGACGCCCGTCTCGTCGAGGAAAACCAGCTTTTCCGGGTCGAGATCGAGTTCGCCCTCGAACCATTCCTCTCGGGCCTCGGCGACGTCCTCCCTGTCCTGCTCCGCGGCATGGCCGGTCTTCTTCTTGCGCGTGATCCCATGGCGCGCGAGAAACCGCCACACCGTCCCATAGCCGACGGCGAGGCCATGGCTCTCCCTGATCTTGTCGCGCAGCTCCATGACCGTCATGTCGGGCTTGTCCTTTATCTGCGCGAGGATGAAATCGGCGTGCGCCTCGATGCGCTGCGAGCGGCGGTCGCCGCCCATCTTGCCCGGCGCGACCTCGCCGGTGATCTCGACGCGCTTGGCCCAGCGCACGGCGGTCGCCGGACCGATATCGAACCGGGCGGCCGCCTGTCGGCGCGACATCCCGCCACGGATCGCCTTCATCACCTTCTCGCGAAGATCCATCGACAGCGTCATGATCCCCTCCCAGCCGCTCGCGCCGCTCAACGCTCCGCTTGAGATATGGGAATCCGTCCCGCTCTATTGAATCGCCCTGCTCGGATGATGCTCTAATGCGGGCATAAACGGAGGTAGGGGGATTTTGACTGTTGACCGAAGCCTTTGTCTGGCATGTGGCCAAAATGGTGGCGTGGCTTCGATGGCGCGTCAATTAGGTCTGGACTCGCTAACTATCCAAACACCCAGCTCGATCCTAACCATCACACCATAGGATATTGAGACGTGATTTTAACTTCTGATTTTTGGGAAAGCGTCATTAATGATGAACGCGTTGATCGTTTTCCTGATTGGGAGAGCATCGATAGGTCGATCAGTCGGCTCGATGAAAAGGTGTATACCCTGTCGTCCTTGATAACGAAAAAGGCTCAAACCTGTTTATCGGCGGGGTCGTCTGGTATCGTAGTCGCGTTAAGCAGTGGGAATGAACACTTGATCGCCCGGCAAGGAGATGAGACCAAGCCGATCTCAGTGATTGTGGGAGGGCAAGCCGGCGATTACCGGCAAAAAACGTCGTTTCCCCGGGATTCGCAAAAGATATTGCGAGAGCATATTTTAAGGGAGATGACGTTCGAGCGTTAAGCCAATGGGATAGCGTCTGACACCACTTAACTGGTTCACCAGCGCTACAAGCAAACCGCGCCGGAGGGGACGACGCTCTATTTCGAGGCGTTCGGCGTGCGCGCCGAATTGCTCGGCAGCCGCTGGACCCAATATCTCACCGTCGGCGGCGCCATGGTCGGCGTGCGTTTCGACAATGTCGCCACCGGCGCCGTCGCGCTGCGCTACTTCCACCTCGACCATCTCGGCTCGGTGGCGGTCGTCACTTATGCGGGCGGCGATGTGGCGGAGCGCAATTCCTATGATCCCTGGGGCAAGCGCCGCTATTCCGACGGCTCCGACGATCCCTCCGGCAGCCTCGACAGCGTCGCCAGCCGCGGCTTCACCGGCCAGGAGCATCTCACCGAGGTCGGGCTGATCCATTTCAACGCGCGGCTCTATGATCCGCTCGTCGGCCGCTTCACCAGCGCCGACAGCATCGTCCCCCATCCCGGCGATCCGCAAAGCTATAACCGCTACGCCTATGTCCGCAACCGGCCGCTGTCGGCGACAGACCCCAGCGGGCATTACGATCTGGTGGCGCTGCCGCCCATCGATGTCGGCGCCCCCTGGAGCACGTTCAATTGGACGTCGTTCGTAGCGAGCGGGGCAGCCAACCAGGCCTATCTCGCCGCGATCTATGGCCGGATCACCGGCGCGGCCTATTACGGCGCATCGATCCTGCCATTCCCAATCGGCAGTCAGCTGCAATATCAGCAATATCTGTCGTTTCTGCGGATCTATGGGCCGCAGCTGCGAGCCGCGGGCTTTTTCATGACGAGGCAGCCCAACCTCACCCCGCCCCCGGAACACGCCCCCGCCTCCACAGTCGCCGCAGGCTTCGCGACGGGCAGCGGCGCTTATGAATATGCGAGCGGGGCCGGACCGTCGCCATTCCGAGGCGGATTTAACTTTACCTCGACGCTTGATGCGGCTTCTGACACCGCGATCGTGTCGATGTTCCTCAACGGGTCTTTGACGGACAAAGCGGCAATTGCCGCCGGGGCGCTTACGGGCTATGCATATGACAGCGTTCGTATCCTCGCTGAGGGTGCCGTATACGCCGCGCCCGTGATCATCGGGAGAGTGGCGACTGCCGCGCAGATCATAGGTTCGCGAACCTTTACGTCTGGTGACCCGTTGGTAGCTGATCTGGCTAACGAAATTGAAGCGGCCTATCCTGGTCATGTAGTAGGGGTAAATGTGCCCATTAGAGATACGGCTGGTCAGCTCGTGACCGATGCTGACATTCAACTTCAGAACGCCATAATTCAGGTAAAGTCTGGTGGAGGAAAAGGTCTGACGAGTCAGGTGCTGCGGACCGAACAGGCAACGGGGATGCCTACTATCGGCTACGGTCCTTCACTAAAACCCAGCGTCGTAAGATCGATAGAGCAGGCAGGCGGTTTGGTCACTAGAGACAAGGGGCTGCTCATTGATGTGGTTAGGCCATGAAATCGTTAATAGTTGTATTCTCCAACCTGCCCGATCTTAGCAGTATGTCTGGGGCCTATGGTGACATCGGGTCAACAAAGATGCAGTCGCCCACACGCCTTGTGGTGGAAGGTACGTGGGGGTGGTTTGCGATCGCACTCGACCGCGAACTTGAAGCCGAGTTCTCAGACAATGAACGAGCGAGGATAACGAAGCTTATCGCCAAGCCTGTTTATGCGCAGCTAGAATACAGTAACTCTTCGGCAGCAGATTTGGCGATTGAGCTAATGCCGGTAGCCGCCGCGACGCTGATCGACAACGACCACGGGATGCTTCGTTCGATCGAGGAGGTACGAGATTTGATCCGCGCAGGGATGGAGTGGCAAACGCTTTCGCTCTAGGGACATCTGCATGAGCTTGACAGACTTCGCCTCCATTGATCTTGTAGCCCGCGTTCCGGGGGATCCTCGCCGCGTAATGCTGCTGATATACGATAAAGGCGAATACGCGGACGATATCGAGCGAGAATGTGCGCTCCAGAGAAAGCTATCTGCGTATCTTCTGTTCGTCGAAACTGGGCAATTTGCCGAAACGTATCCTGCCTTGGCTAACGCAAAGTTATCGGTAGAAGTTGTATGTTTGATTGCACCAACAGCCCGCATGAAGCTCATAGAGAGTGTACACTCCGCCAATCATTCAGGCTTCTTCCTTCCAGTGAATGTTTCTGAAGAAGCAGAGTTCCGATCGAAGTGGGGCCTCTCTGAAGCGAAAGCAAGATAAGGCGGATGGCAGCACTTGCAGGGTAATATCTTGCATTTCCGGCGGGCCGGTCCCCGCCGCCTTCGCCTATGACGCCAATGGCAATCAGACCTCCGGCCTCGGCCGCACGATCGGCTATACCGCCGCCGATCTGCCGGCCAGCGTCAAGCAGGGCACGCGCACGATCGGCTTCGCCTATGATCCCGAGCGCCAGCGCTACAAGCAGACCGCGCCGGAGGGGACGACGCTCTATTTCGAGGCGTTCGGCGTGCGCGCCGAATTGCTCGGCAGCCGGTGGACCCAATATCTCACCGTCGGCGGCGCCATGGTCGGCGTGCGTTTCGACAATGTCGCCACCGGCGCCGTCGCGCTGCGCTACTTCCACCTCGACCATCTCGGCTCGGTGGCGGTCGTCACTTATGCGGGCGGCGATGTGGCGGAGCGCAATTCCTATGATCCCTGGGGCAAGCGCCGCTATTCCGACGGCTCCGACGATCCCTCCGGCAGCCTCGACAGCGTCGCCAGCCGCGGCTTCACCGGCCAGGAGCATCTCACCGAGGTCGGGCTGATCCATTTCAACGCGCGGCTCTATGATCCGCTCGTCGGCCGCTTCACCAGCGCCGACAGCATCGTCCCCCATCCCGGCGATCCGCAAAGCTATAACCGCTACGCCTATGTCCGCAACCGGCCGCTGTCGGCGACAGACCCCAGCGGGCATTACGATCTGGTGGCGCTGCCGCCCATCGATGTCGGCGCCCCCTGGAGCACGTTCAATTGGACGTCGTTCGTAGCGAGCGGGGCAGCCAACCAGGCCTATCTCGCCGCGATCTATGGCCGGATCACCGGCGCGGCCTATTACGGCGCATCGATCCTGCCATTCCCAATCGGCAGTCAGCTGCAATATCAGCAATATCTGTCGTTTCTGCGGATCTATGGGCCGCAGCTGCGAGCCGCGGGCTTTTTCATGACGAGGCAGCCCAACCTCACCCCGCCCCCGGAACACGCCCCCGCCTCCACCATCGCCGCGGGCTTCGCGACGGGCAGTGGGGCTTACGCCTACACAATCGGCTGTGGATTGCCTTGCGCGAGAACCGTCGGAAGCATATTCGGTGGCATCGGTGGAGGCATTGTAGGAGTGCTTGTGGGCGCGGCCGTCGGAGGCGGCGAAGGATTTGGCCTCAGCGCGCCTACGGGAGCTGGCGTGCTGGTCGGAACTCCGGCTGGCGCACTCGCCGGAGCGGTTGTCGGCGGCTATGCCGGCGCGCAGAGCGGCGCTGCAGCCGGCGCGGCGCTGGGTGAGGGGGTCTACACTTGGTTTTCGGAAAATGCCGCTACGACAGCGCGTGGCGGCGCTTACGTGCTACGCGATGTCGAGGGTACGGTGGTTAGGTCGGGTAGAACCAACGACTTGGCGCGACGTGAGGCAGAACACCTTCGCGACCCGAACTTAGCAGAGTACCAATTCCAACCAGCTTACCGCACGGACGTCTATGCGGAGCAGCGAGGGCTGGAGCAAATTCTCCACGACCGATATGGCCCGGGGTTCTGTCGCGAATTTTTGTCGCAGGTCGGTTTGGGGCTATAATTGCCGGTAGTGGAGCTGGCGGACGAGTGCGATGATTGATTTCAAGGGCAGCCATTTTGAACGCGACGTGATTCTGTGGGGCGTCCGCTGGTATGTGGCGTATCCGATGAGCTATCGTCAACTCGAGGAAATGATGGAAGAGCGAGGTGTCGAAGTCGACCATTCGACGCTCAACCGCTGGGTCGTCAAGTATGCTCCTTTGCTGGAGAAACAGTTCCACACTCGCAAGCGCTCGATCGGATCCAGCTGGCGTCTCGATGAGACCTACGTGAAAGTCAAAGGCTGCTGGAAATATCTGTATCGGGCGGTCGACAAGGCAGGCGGGACGGTGGATTTCCTGCTGACGGCCAAGAGGGACTGCAAAGCCGCGTTGCGCTTCTTGCGCAAGGCGATCGGCCAGCATGGCGAGCCGGAGAAGATCACGATCGACAAGAGCGGCGCCAACACGGCCGCGATCGAACGCTACAATGCGGAGCATGAAGCGGACATCGAAATCCGCCGCATCAAATATCTCAACAATATTGTCGAACAGGACCATCGAGCGGTGAAGCGAGTGACGCGGCCGATGTTGGGTTTCAAATCATTTCGATCGGCTGCCGCGACACTTTCCGGGATCGAGCTCATGCATATGATCCGCAAGGGGCAGCTGCGAACGACAGGCGAATTGCGTCCAGCGCAGCAGTTCTATGCCCTCGTGGCGTGAGCCGCGTCACTCTCAGACGCCGGTGTCGCGTCCGTAGACAAAATTTGCGACACAACCGCCAATGATTGGATCAAGACCCGACACGCATGGATGAAGAAAGTAATGCATATCTTTGTCTTTCTTGTTTGCGTATAACTCCCAATACAAACGACCATTTCCTTTGATAACTAGATAATTTCCAATGTAAATTCCGATATCATTTATGACGTTCAGCCCATGAAACGGCCCCGAGAATGGCGGCTCATAATTGGATGCCGATAAAATACACTCAGGGTAACCTCTTCCTGGTAACAAAAACTCCCCATACTCCCATAGCCAATCGCCGATCTTAACAATATCACTTGGACTTAAATCGCATTCGATAGAAAAGTGTCTGAGAAAAGCAAGCATATCCTCGACTCGCTCAGCTTTATGAACAAGAAAATAGGCGTAATTTTCTCTGCCCTGTTGCCTCGTAATCCCTTCGCCGTGATGGGGCGGTGCATAAATTGGATAGTTTTCGAGCGCTTGTGATAGTGCTCGGCGTTTTTTTCGTTCGGATGACCACCACCACATGTTACGGCTCATTTCTCGAAGGGAGAGAGGAAGCTGCAATCAAATTTCCTCTTCGAACCTTCACAAGTCGCCACTGTCTGGGGCATTCCTGGCTTTGGCTGAACGGTTCATATCCGGTATATATTGCAATTCGATGTCGCTCCGAAGCAGGGCTCCGAATTCGGGTTAACGGCGGTTAACGGATGGGCTCAGGCGTGATTCCCTATCGGCGGAGTGATTCTGGAGCCGCCGTGATGAGCCTCGCCTTCGCAGTTTTCAAAGAGAAGTCGCGTCTGAAAGCGCTTCTCGACCATTTCTCGATCATCGACGATCCGCGCGAGCCCTGGCGCGTCGTGCATCCGCTTCGCGAGGTGCTGCTGCTCGTCGTCTGCGCCTCCATGGCCGATTGCGATCACTTCGACGCTATTGCATCTTGGGGCAAGGCCAATATCGGCTTCCTGCGCCGCTATTTGCCTTATGAGCACGGCGTGCCGGGCGGACGCTGGCTCACCCTGCTCATGAACCGCGTCGATCCGGCGCTGTTCTCGGCGGCCTTCACTGGCTGGGTGCGCGAGACCTGGCCGGAGCGACCCGAGCTCATCGCCATCGACGGGAAGACCTCGCGTCGCAGTCATGATCGCGCCGAGGACAAGGCCCCGCTGCATCTCGTCTCCGCCTTCGCCACCACCAGCCGCCTCGTGCTCGGCCAGGAGGCGGTCGAGGGCAAGAGCAACGAGCTGTCCGCCATTCCTGTCCTGCTCGATCGCCTCTCGGACGGCGGCGCGCTGAAGGGCGCGCTCGTCTCCATCGACGCCATCGCCACCAACGCCAGGATCGCCCAAGCGATCGTGGACAAGGGCGCCGATTATCTGCTGGCGGTCAAAGCCAATCAGCCGACCCTGCGCGCCGAGATCGAGAGCGCTTTTTCCGCCGCGACGCGGATCGACACATGCGTCGATTTCGACAAGGGCCATGGCCGCATCGAGCAGCGCAGCGTGAGCGTCATCACCGAGATCGACTGGCTGAACGGCGAGCGCCGTTTTCCGGGCGAGCTGCGCCTGCCGAACGCCGCGACGATCATTCGCGTCAAATCGCAGGCCGAGCTTGCCGACCGCGGCCGCTTCGAGACGCGCTATTACATCTCCTCGGCTCTTCTCCCGGCGAAGCGGGCGGGCGAAGCCGTGCGCGGCCATTGGGGCATAGAGAACCAGCTGCATTGGGTGCTCGACGTCGTCTTCGCCGAGGACCAATCGCGTCTGCGCAAGGGCCACGGCGCGCGGAACATGGCCGTCGTCAGGCATTTCGCGATCAACATGATCCGCACGGCGCCAGAGCCCGAGAGCAAGCCCATGAAGCCGCAACGAAAGGCCACAAAGCCCACACGCACCAGCATCAAGCTCCGCAGAAAAATCGCCAGCTGGCGCGAGGATTATCTCGCCATCGCATTGGGCGCGTCAGCCCGTTAACCCGGATTCGGAGCCCTGATCCATCATTTCCTCGAGTTGACGATAGCTCATCGGATACGCCACATACCAGCGGACGCCCCACAGAATCACGTCGCGTTCAAAATGGCTGCCCTTGAAATCAATTATCGCACTCGTCCGCCAGCTCCACTGCCGGCAATTATAGCCCAAACCGACCTGCGACAAAAATTCGCGACAGAACCATGATTTGAAACCCAACATCGGCCGCGTCACTCGCTT containing:
- a CDS encoding YrhB domain-containing protein; this translates as MTISVDEATSLARDLVRKIGESAGEKLSIMEEKAITIEGGWVFFYNTDEFIRTGDITSALAGNGPVFVSINGEIRELPSAVPWEISVKSI
- a CDS encoding Imm26 family immunity protein, with the protein product MKRSYPDSSVFLVPLKDGGFARGVVARTAPTGKLLLGYFFGPRLASQTDVDLSGLEPNDAVLSLRFGDLGLFKGLWRVVGKLPSWDPTKWPMPNAVRRDPLGKTKPILIRYDDNDPSKILSEEVLENDNDLPADGLAGYAFVEAKLSKLLA
- a CDS encoding IS6 family transposase, producing the protein MIDFKGSHFERDVILWGVRWYVAYPMSYRQLEEMMEERGVEVDHSTLNRWVVKYAPLLEKQFHTRKRSIGSSWRLDETYVKVKGCWKYLYRAVDKAGGTVDFLLTAKRDCKAALRFLRKAIGQHGEPEKITIDKSGANTAAIERYNAEHEADIEIRRIKYLNNIVEQDHRAVKRVTRPMLGFKSFRSAAATLSGIELMHMIRKGQLRTTGELRPAQQFYALVA
- a CDS encoding RHS repeat-associated core domain-containing protein, which codes for MRAELLGSRWTQYLTVGGAMVGVRFDNVATGAVALRYFHLDHLGSVAVVTYAGGDVAERNSYDPWGKRRYSDGSDDPSGSLDSVASRGFTGQEHLTEVGLIHFNARLYDPLVGRFTSADSIVPHPGDPQSYNRYAYVRNRPLSATDPSGHYDLVALPPIDVGAPSWSTFNWTSFAASGAANQAYLAAIYGRITGAAYYGASILPFPIGSQLQYQQYLSFLRIYGPQLRAAGFFMTRQPNLTPPPEHAPASTIAAGFAISSYAYAYASGVGRVFHDFIFDPRRYWSDLASSLGRALDACGAICDPSVQASIGDVPGAVILGGIQTAAKIGRTAERVAVAGAEVSGALADLANFRSELGLQPGQGALARLDVGGRKFYGINAHGQDITLSVNAISRTHAEADAFQQAASAESDQAAS
- a CDS encoding IS630 family transposase; this translates as MTLSMDLREKVMKAIRGGMSRRQAAARFDIGPATAVRWAKRVEITGEVAPGKMGGDRRSQRIEAHADFILAQIKDKPDMTVMELRDKIRESHGLAVGYGTVWRFLARHGITRKKKTGHAAEQDREDVAEAREEWFEGELDLDPEKLVFLDETGVSTNMARRFGRAPRGERCRASVPFGHWETTTLIAALRVDRIDAPMMIDGALDGRSFLAYVEQVLAPTLGAGEIVVLDNVSTHKVAGVREAIEAKGAKVLYLPPYSPDFNPIEKSFSKIKSVLQRIAARTVDALDAAVAQALRSVTPSECANYFAASGYDAA
- a CDS encoding RHS repeat-associated core domain-containing protein — encoded protein: MRAELLGSRWTQYLTVGGAMVGVRFDNVATGAVALRYFHLDHLGSVAVVTYAGGDVAERNSYDPWGKRRYSDGSDDPSGSLDSVASRGFTGQEHLTEVGLIHFNARLYDPLVGRFTSADSIVPHPGDPQSYNRYAYVRNRPLSATDPSGHYDLVALPPIDVGAPWSTFNWTSFVASGAANQAYLAAIYGRITGAAYYGASILPFPIGSQLQYQQYLSFLRIYGPQLRAAGFFMTRQPNLTPPPEHAPASTVAAGFATGSGAYEYASGAGPSPFRGGFNFTSTLDAASDTAIVSMFLNGSLTDKAAIAAGALTGYAYDSVRILAEGAVYAAPVIIGRVATAAQIIGSRTFTSGDPLVADLANEIEAAYPGHVVGVNVPIRDTAGQLVTDADIQLQNAIIQVKSGGGKGLTSQVLRTEQATGMPTIGYGPSLKPSVVRSIEQAGGLVTRDKGLLIDVVRP
- a CDS encoding DUF6572 domain-containing protein; protein product: MSLTDFASIDLVARVPGDPRRVMLLIYDKGEYADDIERECALQRKLSAYLLFVETGQFAETYPALANAKLSVEVVCLIAPTARMKLIESVHSANHSGFFLPVNVSEEAEFRSKWGLSEAKAR